AATCTTATGCTGAAGAAATTGAAAAACGGGCCGACGCTCTGGTTGAGGCCGCAAATCTGGAAACAGGCTATCCGGAATCCCCCCGCTTGAGAGACGGCGAACTCCCCCGTACCACGAATCAGTTGAGACAAGCCGCCACACATGCCCGCGAAGGTTCCTGGGCTCTTCCAACAATTGATACAGCGACCGGCATCGGCTCCCTGTTTGGGCCCATCGGTCCTGTTACTGTTTTCGGTCCCAACAATTTCCCCTTCGCATTCAACAGCATCGCCGGAGGCGACTTCGCCGCCGCGGTCGCCGCCGGGAACCCTGTCATCGCCAAAGGGCATTCCTCTCATCCCAAAACAACACAAATCTTCGCCGAAGCCGCAGACGCAGCAGCCAAAGCGACCAACATGCCCACCGGCTTCGTCCAGCTCATTTATCGCACCAGCCACGCTGATGGCTGCCGTCTGGTTTCGCATCCCTTGATGGGAGCCATCGGCTACACAGGCGGCCGCAGTGCCGGTCTCACCATTAAGGAAGCCGCCGACAAAGCCGGTAAACCCGTCTATTTGGAGCTCTCCAGCATCAACCCGGTTTTCGTTCTCCCTGAAGCATTAACAGAACGCAGTGCCGAGATCGCAGAAGAATTCAAAGGCAGCTGCCTGATGGGAACCGGCCAGTTCTGTACGAACCCGGGACTGGTCGCCCTCAAAGCTGGCGCAGCCGCGGACGCCTTCATCGAACAGGTGAAAGAAAAGTTTGAAGCCGCCCCCGCCGGAATCCTGTTAGGCGAAGGAGTCCAGAAAGGCTTCCTGTCCGGAATCGCCGCGATTCAGTCCGCCGGCGCCACTCTCGTCACAGGCGGCTCTGCCTCTGGTAACCCCGGCTTTTCCTGTGCCAATACCCTGTTAAAAGTCAGCGCCAGTCAGTTCCTCGAAAGCCCGGAAGCACTACAGGAAGAAGCCTTCGGAAATGCGTCTCTGTTCGTCCTCGCCGACTCAGACGAAGAGCTGGCTCAAGTTGCAGAATGCCTCGAAGGAAACCTCACCGGCTGCATTTACAGCCACACCGACGGTAAGGATGATGCACTGTACGATCAAATTGCCCCCGCACTCCGACAAAAAGTAGGCCGTCTCTTAAACGACAAAATGCCGACAGGTGTCGCCGTCAGTCCCGCTATGAATCACGGTGGCCCCTTCCCGTCAACGGGTCACCCGGTCTTCACATCGGTTGGTATACCTGCTGCCATCCATCGATTTTCAATGCTGCAATGCTATGACAATGTCCGCCTCCACCGCCTGCCGGATTCCTTAAAGCCGAAAAGCCCCAACCCCGACATCTGGCGGTATATTGATGGAATGTACACACAAGGTGATTACGACTCCTGATTCAGGGTTAATTTCTCTCTGTGAAACTGATATGTTTTCGGAAAATCGTTGTTCAAAATCAATCTGACTCAAGATTCCGCGAACCCATGCAAGCGAATCCACGTCTGTATGACTAAGGCTAGAGAAAATATGAATTTACAATGATTTTTTTTGCCCGTAATGTTGTGAAGTCATTGTGCTTATTGCTATTATCCTGACTCAGTCATCAATCGGCCCTGTCGAGAACCTGAAGCGAAACCCATCACTTCAATTTTCCAGCCGAATCAGATACAGTAAGAACAAATGAGGGCGTAGCTCAGTTGGTAGAGCAACGGACTTTTAATCCGTAGGTCCAGGGTTCAAGTCCCTGCGCCCTCATTTTCTTACTTCTTCCATGGCAACAGTTTGCAACCCGTCGCCTCTTCCCTGCATAGCTTTAATTTCGCTACTGGTACCAGAATTGGTACCTAAACTTGCATCTGCATTCCAGATTGATTCTGCCACTTTTTCAGCATTTCTGCCCACGTAAAATTTGAGCGTTGTTTCCATGCTTTCGTGTCTCATTAGCTGCATCAGCGCTTGAGGCATCACTTTCAGAGACCATCTCTCACCAAATGACCGTCTCAAATCGTGAGCTGATGCAAACCGGGGTTTTCGCTGTCCTGTCTGTTTATCTTTGTTCCCAATGTCTCCGACGACAATGTTAGCCTTTTCTCCGATATCGGCAATCTTCTTCGAAACGGTAAGCGCTGTCAGCTTCTTAATATGCTCTCTCTCAGCCAAAGGATTAAAAACCGGTCCGATTCTTTCGTATTCAGGAACTTCCTGTAGGAATTCGGCAAACTCAGGAACGATGGGCAGCAAACGGTCTTTATTCCCTTTCTCTGCCTCTGCTCTGATTCGCAGCATCGGATATTTCCCAGTTAGGTCAATTGAAAGCCTGTCCTCACGATCCCAGTACAATTCCAGTGATTCAGTGAGTCGCAACCCAGAACACCAAAGCCCCTTCAGATAGAATTCCCAAGAACGCACAACTACTTCTTTTCTGGCTATCTCGACTTCTGTGTCGGCTTTCATTTTAATCACTTTAGGGATTGCTTCAATCATTCGATCAAACTCTTCCAGACAGAGGGGACGCCCTCGCATGACTTTATCTGTTCTTGCCCGCTTGAGCTTTGGAAAATCTGGAACGATATTAATCAGCCTGATTGACTTTGCCCAGTTCAAAGCAGATTTCAGGTGAGCCAGATTGCTACGTATTGTGATTTCTTGTAACCCATCTTTGCGATGACGTTTAACAATCTTGCTAATTGCATTAGCGTCGACTTGTAGAAGTAATCGAGGACGAACGATTCTCTCGACAGCGTTCAATGTGGCAGATATTTTTTCGCTGGTTCGCTTTGCCATGCCCGGTACAACTTCGGTTTCATACCGCTCGCGAAATTGCTTCCAAGTAATCGTTGATCGATCATAGTAGATACCTTCATTCAATTCTTTCTCTAGCCGCAGGGCAAACCGTTCCGCTTCCCGTCTGATTTTTGTTTTGGTGCTTTTCCGCCGTTCCCGCAATGTGACCGGATCAACCCATTTCACATAAAAGTTCTTACTGTTGTCTCTCTTGAAGAGGATCAATTTAATAGCTGCCATCAGTCGAATTTACCCTTTCTTTTGCTTAATCTCATTTTGTAATGCAGATCCATCGTCTGAAAATCAATCGCATTACACCACCTGAGGCTCGATTGTGATTGATATTGGGATAGTTCCAGTTCTCGAAACCAATCCATATGTCCAGACATTTGCGGACCGATTATGAGTAAGTAATTTGCATTGGTCAATCAAATCCTTTGACATACTTTGCTATCTCCTTATTTTACTAAACCAACTGAAAGGGCTTCCTGTTGTGTGAATGCCCCTCATTTCTCTGATTCCAATAAACCCAATCCCGGTCCTTGGCAACCCAGTTGTTCGGCCAATATTTGTTATTCTCCACCCGCTCAAAAAGAAGGAAAGACACACACAAAACCCGACTGATTCGTAGTTAGTGCATAGATTTCGATCCTCAAAAAGGACCCGCCCACCTCAGAGGATGCTAAAAGTTAGGCCGTTCTTGATAGTTCCATTCTTTATGAGGATAATCCTTTGCTGTTAATCCTTCAGGGATATCTGGCAACCGTTCCCAGCGAGAACACCTTTCATTATTCTGGTTCTGGATTGCCCAGATAGAACCGTCATCACATAACGCAATAACTTCGCTTTTGTCAGAATATCCTTCATAAACTGAAACAGAAACTTGAATAGGCTTTGGCATTCACTCAATCCTTTGAAAAAACGAAACGGGAAAAGAGCTGGAGAGCTCCCTTGAATTTTTCTCAATGTACAGTACTTCGGATACTTCTTTCTTCTTTCACACCCCCCTCGCATAAGCAAACAAAAACAAGCGGTTTATGAAAATAAAAATCGAGAGGGGGTATATGGGAGAAAGAAGAGAAGAAAGTAATAATAACCTATAATATAAGTGTTTTTTGCT
This window of the Gimesia fumaroli genome carries:
- a CDS encoding aldehyde dehydrogenase (NADP(+)) translates to MQTQPVLINGQWIESTGTQTFQAVNPATTEALEPQFPVSPWDEIESAVQASAAASKEMRGWPGERFAAFLESYAEEIEKRADALVEAANLETGYPESPRLRDGELPRTTNQLRQAATHAREGSWALPTIDTATGIGSLFGPIGPVTVFGPNNFPFAFNSIAGGDFAAAVAAGNPVIAKGHSSHPKTTQIFAEAADAAAKATNMPTGFVQLIYRTSHADGCRLVSHPLMGAIGYTGGRSAGLTIKEAADKAGKPVYLELSSINPVFVLPEALTERSAEIAEEFKGSCLMGTGQFCTNPGLVALKAGAAADAFIEQVKEKFEAAPAGILLGEGVQKGFLSGIAAIQSAGATLVTGGSASGNPGFSCANTLLKVSASQFLESPEALQEEAFGNASLFVLADSDEELAQVAECLEGNLTGCIYSHTDGKDDALYDQIAPALRQKVGRLLNDKMPTGVAVSPAMNHGGPFPSTGHPVFTSVGIPAAIHRFSMLQCYDNVRLHRLPDSLKPKSPNPDIWRYIDGMYTQGDYDS
- a CDS encoding tyrosine-type recombinase/integrase; translated protein: MKWVDPVTLRERRKSTKTKIRREAERFALRLEKELNEGIYYDRSTITWKQFRERYETEVVPGMAKRTSEKISATLNAVERIVRPRLLLQVDANAISKIVKRHRKDGLQEITIRSNLAHLKSALNWAKSIRLINIVPDFPKLKRARTDKVMRGRPLCLEEFDRMIEAIPKVIKMKADTEVEIARKEVVVRSWEFYLKGLWCSGLRLTESLELYWDREDRLSIDLTGKYPMLRIRAEAEKGNKDRLLPIVPEFAEFLQEVPEYERIGPVFNPLAEREHIKKLTALTVSKKIADIGEKANIVVGDIGNKDKQTGQRKPRFASAHDLRRSFGERWSLKVMPQALMQLMRHESMETTLKFYVGRNAEKVAESIWNADASLGTNSGTSSEIKAMQGRGDGLQTVAMEEVRK